The Candidatus Microthrix subdominans genome contains the following window.
TGCTGCGGTCATGTTGGGGCCTCCGTCAGGCTCGGCGCTGTGTTGCGCAGCAAAGTGTAACTCACGCGTTAGCGCTGCGCGAATGGGTGAGCATTCTCATGCCAGGCACCCTGCGGCAATCGGGCCCACCCACTCGATCACTGCTGTGCGCCCTCGCGCTCGCAACATGAGCAGACCAGATCATCTCGTCCAAGACGCTGCGCAGCTGCTCAGCTGAGGTTGCTCGTCGTTACGATCGGCCGGCTGGCTGACCACCGGGCATCCACGAGAGACCCAAGCGTGTCGTGTTCCCAGTTGGTGAGCTGAAAAGCGCGCAGCTATGTCTCGTCGATCACGAGCACCCCAGCGCTCACCAGGGACGGCCGGTGCAGAGCACCGTCGGGGCGCAACCCATCAAACCAAGTCGGCTGCTGTGAGCCAGCGAACGTGCGTCCCGTCCCGTCCGGCGATCCTGCGCATCTGAGCAGCAGCAGCGTAGGTCTTGCCGGCACCTACTCCGCCGATGTGCACGAGCGAACGCCCGCTGGTGCGTCGGTTCACGCCCGCGCTTCCTGTGCTGCAGCAGCGTCCGGGTGTCCTCGCTTGGCAGGTCGCTCAGCTTGGCGGTCTTGAACACAGCTGGGAGCCGCCGCTCGATGTAAGGTCGGCATGCGGCGGCGGGCAGTGTGCCAGCGTCGAGGGGCTCAGCCTCTGGCTAAGCGTTCGAGCTGCGACGCTGCGTCCAACCGCTCCTCGAACTCCGCGGTGCGCGCGCCTAAGCGGGGCAGAGGTGCCGCTGCTCTCGCTCTGCGATGGGTCGGAGTCGAGTCTCACAGCTCGATCAGCCTCCTGGCCCGCTGCGTTGCGGCAGTTGCCGCGGCCCCCCATTGTTGCGCACCGCAGTGACACTTTCGGGCTCATCAGCCCAACACCCTTTGTTAAGCCACGTCGCTGGGTACTTAACGAACTGCGGTGCGAAGCCTCCTCGCTCAACCTCTGCGGCGTACCGCTCAGCGCCGGCGAGGATCTCGTCGAGGTGCGCTCCGTCCTTGAGCGCCTTGGTGAGCGCTTTGGCTGCAGCCTTGGGTTCCTTGCGTCTTGGGTAGCGCTCCCAGAACGCTTCGAACGGGTCGTTGCTGCTGTGATCGTGCGCCGAGGCGTCAGCCGGTATGTTTCTCTTTCCCCTGGGTCTCTTTCTTACTGGGTCTCTTTTTGCTGCAGGTTCCTGCATGAACACTCCTGCAGCTTTCTGCAGGAACAGTGCTGCAGCTTTCTGCATGATCGTTGCTGCAGGATTCTGCAGGAACGGGGAGCGACTGCTGCAGCGACCCCCAGGGTGGGACCTCCCCGCGCTCCTGGCAGATGTGCGTCTTGCTGCTCGTGTTCATGCGTCGGCGCCGGTACACCCAGCCACGCTCGACCAGTTCAGCGAGGTGGCCGGAAATGGTGCGCTCAGCTGGGATGAGCGCCTCGACCTCGTCGCGGGTGCCGTGCCCGTACTGGACACCTCGAGTAATGAGCGCTCCCTGATACCGGGGATTGGCCATGCTTGCGACGTGTCGCCGGCGAAGCTGAGTAACACGGCGTACATTTATGGCTGCTGCGCTCGGCGCTGGGTCATTTGAACACGAGCGAGTCGGGAACGATTCTGAAGTGTGGATCGGGTAGGAGCGTATGTCTGCTGCTCATCTCGTTGGCCTCCACAGGCTCAGGTTGCGGTGCTGCCCGAGCGTAACCCTCGGCGTTGGGTTGGGCGCTGCTGTCCGCTCTGAGCTGCCCTACAGCGCCGCTCTCGTGTTCCCCGCTGCAACTGTGCAGCACAGCAGAAAACACGAGCGGGGGACGTGCTCAGCGGGACAGTGCTGGGGATCTTCCTCCGTGCTCAAGGTGTTGGACAACCTGCCACACGTCTGCTGCGTTGCGGCCGGTCGGCTCGATCGGGTCGCACAGCTCACGGGTTCCACCTCCCACCTCGAGCGCCGAGAAAATAGCTCGGGCCCACGAGAGGCCTTCCCCGTAGCGCAGCTGCAGCGCTGTCTGTGCTACGTCGTGGATGCGCACCGGGTCGGACTCCTCGTCGAGCGGCTGCAGCGTGGACTCCTGCAGCAGCCCTGGCCGGCTCGGGGTCGGACACGTTGGTTCCCATCGTGTAGTCGAGCCACTCGATGAGTTCCTGCAGGTGGGGCTCACGTCTTGGGCCAAGCATCTGCTCGATGAGTTCCCCGAGCAGCTTGTTGGCCCGGTATTGCATTTCGCCGGGAGCTGGCGCCGCTCGCTTGTCTGCCGGCTGGCGCTCAGCCACCTGGATTAGCGTCGCTGGTGTGAGCAGGTCGAGCTGTGTAAGTGCTTCGCTGAGCGTGGCCGTGCGTGCCTCAATCGACATGTCCTCCCACAAGTACCAACTGACGCTAGAAGACCAGGCATCGCTTCGTGCCCAGTAGCTCCCACACGACGAAACCCAGTCGGTCCCGTTGCTGCCCCATTCGGGCTCGGTCCATCCTAAGCTCTGCGAGCGCTGCAATGAGTTGGTCATCCATCTCCCAGCGACCCCTGTTTCACTCCCTGGTTGGCATGCTGCGAGAGAGCGTCAGCCTCCAGCTTCTCGGCGTGCTCGCTCAGCATGGGCGTCCGCCTGTTCCTGGACTCCCGAGCGAGTCGCTGCGCTCGTGTTCCGCTGCCCTCCAGATGAGCGTTAGCCTCGTCGATCATCTGCGCTTGCTGCGGTAGTGCTTCCTCCTCAGCTGCGAGATGGTGCGCTGCGCCTGAATCTTCTCCAACCTCGTCGCCAGCTTCTGAGCCTCAGCGAGCTGGTCAGCGTTCCAGTCTTGGAACCCTGCTCGTGTGATTGGCGGCCATTGGTGCGTGTCAAACGCCGCGGTCGCCTTCTTGCGCAGGTCCTCGTCTGTGAGCGCTTTGAACCGCTTCCCGACTGCTTGCGTCTTGGGCTGCAGCTGGGGAGGACGCTGCTCGTGCGTCGTCAACCTTCCCGATTGCGATGTTCAGCGCCGCTCCGGGCGTAGCGCTTGGCGTAAGTGAAGATCCCGCCGGCTTTCTGGCCGTCAACACCTCGGGGCATGATGAGCCCAAACTCAACCCACCCTCCCGACTTGTGGCGAAACCTCGTGCGCACGTCAATGTCGCCGGGGTAGGGGCACGGCTGCGACGACTGCACCACCATCACGTCAGCCGCCTCGAAGTGCGGCCGGAGCGCTGTTTGGAGCGCCTCTCGAACGACAGGTAGCGGTAGGTCTATTGGCCGGTATCCGCTTCGCTGTCCGCTTCGATGCGTTGCACTGCGTCTTGGATCTTTGCGACCGCTTCCCAGGCTGCGCCCGGGTCAGCGCCTCCCTCTTGCGTTCCGTGGTTCCACGCTGGGACTGCGTCAGTAGTTGAGGTTTCCATCTTGGGCCTCCTCAGGCTTCGTGTTGGGTTGGTGCTCAGCTCTCGGCTGGCTTGGGTGGGTGTGATCTCAACGGTCATGTTCTCGGGTTCAATGTAGAGACCCGGGACAACCTCGCCTGTGGAGGGGTAAATGATCGCCCCGTCCTTGACCTCCACGAGCCGCTTCACTTTGTCCATGACCGGCACCTGCTTGGCAGGAACAACCTTGAGTGCCTCAGTGGCAGGGGCACCTAGCTTGAGCCCGCGACCAGCTTCGCCTCGCCTTCCTTGCCGGCCACCTTCTTGGCGTAGGCAGCAGTCCGAGTTGACGACACGACCACAGCGGGCAGCTTCTTCGACTTGATCTCGTCGCCCGAGTCCTCGCGGATCCGCTCGATGTACACCTTGAGGGTTCGTTCATAGAACCACTTGCGACGCTCGGGCTAGGCAGTCACCGCTCGTGCCAACCCAGAGCGATCGCACGCTGAGCGGCGGCCGCTTCGTCGATCTGGTCGAACATCTTGCCAGCTCAGTGTCGTGCTGGCGCAGTTGCTAGTCGGCGCAGCCCACCGGCGACCGGCCTTGTCGGCCTCGACCTTCGTCCTCGGGCGCCAGGACCCCTCGATCTGTTCGTCTGAGATATCTGCGCGCTCTGCTCCGAGCTGCAGCAGGTTGGCAATATCGGCGTCGTCCACGGGGTCGTCGCCAACGACCGGCAGGGTTAACGGCAAGTCGAGTACGGGCTTGTCTTCGGGCATTCTGTGCCTCCTCAGGCTTCGGGTGCGCTGTGTTGCGCTGCACAGAGTGTAACTCACGCGTTAGCGGGGGTGCAACCCCGGGCACGGAACGGCCCCGCAGCTTGAAGCTGCGAGGGCCGAACCGGAGCGCTAAGGAACTCACAACGTAACACGCCACGTTGACAACAGATAGCCCCCAGGCTGTCAGGAGTCGATCTCAATCCCAGCCGCAGCGATCAGCTCGCGCAGGTTGCCAACCTCGCGGCGTAGTGCGCTCAGCACCACAGAACACTCATCGGCCTCGTCGTAGGCTTGGCGCAGCAGCTGCCGAGACACAGTCAGCTGTTCGCTCATCGCTGTGTTCTGGGCCTGGAGCTGAGCAAGCAACGACTCGAACCAGCAACGACCGCAGCGTTCTTCTCTACGTCAGCGCGGTCTTCTTCGACTTCTTGCCGGTCAGCTTCGATCTGGGTTTGCCTGAGCGTCACAGCCTTAGTGGCGAGCTGCCCGAGATAGGAGTAGTAGCCCACCGTGCTCCGCGCGATCGCTGTCGGAACAGCAGCGAGCAGCGCCACAATGTGTGGGCTCAGCGCTGCGACCACCACCACAGCTGGGGAGTTCATGGGAGCGGCAGCCGGCCTCGCCGGATCGACGTGATAACTGTCGTCGGCACGTAGGGGATCACAGCGAACATCGCGTCGAGCACAGCAGCAACAATGAACATCACGAACATCGGCACCCACTCCCACGTGAACGCAATCATCAAGCCGAGCACAAAGTTGAGAGCGAACGACAGGACGAGCACAGCGCGACCGTAGAACCGGCCAGGGCGCCAAGCAGCCCCGACGAGCAGCAACCCAATCCCAGCGAGGAGCGCAGCCCACACGTGAATGGGCGCAACCCACGCCACAACTGTGTACCCAGGACTAGACGGGTCTGCAGCGTCTGTGGCGTGGGTGAGCACGAGACCCAACGATCGAACAGCAGCAACAGCGAAGTAACCGCGCAACAGCCAGTCAACAGTGCGAGCGTTGCTGTGATCGCCCACCCCTCAGCCTGCTACTTCTTTTTGATGGCAGCGCTGATCTCTTTGAGCGCTGCCAGCTGCTGGGCCGACTGCGACTTGAGCAACGCCACGTCCTTCGGGTCCGTTCGCATCAGAGCGGTCCACTCGGCCAGCTTGTTGAACTGCTGGCCGAACACTCCTTCCAGCCCGGCGAAGATGAACTCCAAGATTCCGTTCGTTTGGGTCTCCAGCTTCCGGTCAAGCATTGCTTCAAACTTGCGTTCGTCTTCGGGGGTCACGAAATACTCCTCGGTGGGGTGGGGCGGGTTGGGGGTAGTGGGTTGGGTCCTGGTGGCAACGGCCATCCTGCTTGCGACCACTTGCGGATCGGTTTGCCAGGGCACGACGTGGATTTCCAGTCGCTGTGCCGCCATCTGAGAGAGGAGCGCAGCAGTGCAGCAGAAAGGTGGAACGCCCGCTTGGCTTCCGTGGTTACCGCGTCGTCGCCGCCGGCGAGGTAGCAAACAGCGTATGACCGCTGGTTGCCAGCGTTGGTCCCGTTGGCTGCAGTGCGCCGGTTGGCCCACCGGCCTTGGTAGATGATCCCGTGGGGGCATACGACCGCCGAATACGCGAGACCGCTCCACCCTTTCGACAGGTGGTAGTCGTGCCACGCCCTGACAATGGTGGGACACCGATTATGGTCGGAACAGTTCCTCCGCCCTTGCCCCACGGCGAGTCCCCGCCGTAGTGAGCGGTAATGCCCTCGTCTGTGATGTTGCTCGACAAGGCTTTGAACTTGAGACCGAGAGAGACAACAGAGCTGGTCACGGCTCGCTCCTCTTGACTGCATCTTCCCACGCCAGCACCTCGAACAGCTCAACCAGGTCACCCGGTGGGCGCAGCTCATCGTCGTCAGCGTCGGTGTCCTCAGGGTGGGGATCGCTCGAGGGCGGGAGGGCTCCACAAAGTCTGGGTGATCAACGACAGGGTCAACATTGGTTCCCATTAGCGTTGCCATGACGCCGGGGTGAGAGTCCAACAGCGTTACCGACAGGGGGCTCGACGAAAGCAAAGGACGCAGACCGGGCAGGTTGGCAGCAACAGTTTCAACGTCAGGGTCTCCACGAGCTGGGGGCCACGGCTTCACTTTCCGACGGGCGAGCACAATGCCAACCAGCGCGCCGATCGCGTTGGCGACGGATACACCGCCTTCGTTTGATCCACAGTGAGCGTCGCCCCGGAACGCAGTGACGAGAACAGTCAGGGCGTTGACGAGAGCGAAGCACCCCGAGATGATCGCTGCGACAGGCTCACCTCGCACAAGGCCGGACAGGGACTCTCTTGGTTGGCTCATCCACGCAATCTACCACCAGGCGGGCGCCCGGAATTGCCCCACACTGTCTTCGCAGGCCGCTACACCAGCCGCGTAACCGGCTCGGGCACTGGCACAGTCGCCGGCGGCGGGGGAGGGGCCAGCACGGGCGCTTCTGTGGGCTCGGGCCGTGCGGGCTCTGCTGGCGGCTCCACGTCAAGCAACACGAGCGCCACGAGCAGCAGCACCACACACCCCGCAGCAACGACCGCTAAGCGGGTACGAACCGACACCGCTCGCCACGCTGCGATCACGAGCCCGCCATTCGCTGGACCATGAGCACCGTGACGGTAACTAGCAGCGCAATGAAGCACACCACGCCGATTACTGTGGCGATGCGCATTACGAGCGTCTCTAGCGGGTCGCTCGCTGCAGCGCTCTGAGGCGCCTTGTCTAGCTCGGAACGGTAGTGCTCCCAGACCACTCCGAATGAGTCGTCGCTAAGACTGTGTGCCAAGGCGCTTGGCACGTCGGGCAGCCACCTGCCGGTCCCCAGCTCGATCCGGCCGGGCTCGTCTGGAGCGAACGGGGACCAGCCATTATCCGCTCGTCTCAGCGTCGTCAGGGGTGGCCACAATCGCAGCAGCGAGCGTTAGCGGTCGCAGCAGCTCGAAGTTCATCCCCGAAGCGAGATGCACCGCATCGAGTACGTCGGCCAGTTCATCAGCGCCCACGTCCGTCTCGTCAATCCCGGGGGGCAACACTTGCATGACCAGTCCCAGCGCATATTTCGATTGACCGAAACTGGCCGGTGAGCGGACTTCAACACCAGAGCGACCGTCAACGGTGTCGCCCCTTCGGGAAGCCGAGCAGCGAACTGTTCCGCCCAGCGGGCCACCTGAGCGAACTGGCCGTCAGGGAGCACCAGCTTTCCTTGCCGCCAATCAGTGACAGCGTTCTGCAGTTCGTCGCCCCCCCATGACTGACTGTTGACGTACTCACGGGCTTCGTCGATGGTTTCCATTCGGTGCCTCCTCAGGCTTCGGGTCGCCCCATCTGGGGGGGGACGCCATTCACAGTAACGACCGCGCAACAGCAGCGCAACTGGTGCGGCGCCGCCCGCTGTGAGGCTCGTCGCTTAGTGTGCTCGCATGAGACGCACAGCCCTACTCTTCACAGCCATCACAGTCCTCCTCATCGCTCCTGGGTGCCTACCAGCGCCCACCGGCCCCGCAACGCTCATCATTGGGGACAGCAACACGATCGGGACAGCATGGGGCCGGCCAGCATCGTGGGCAGAGCAGCTCTCCTGCTCCCCCGACGTGTGGGCATGGGGCGGCACCGGGATCACCCGATCCGGGTACACCGGCGGCGGACCAATCACCCTGACCGCCGACCTCGACACCATCATGAACGGACGTACCGGTGACCACGTAGCCGTCATGCTGGGCACCAACGACGCCCTTGGACGCACCAGCCTTCCGACCGTCGCCCAACTCAACACGCTCACCGACCGGATCATCGCCACCGGTGCAGCATCGGTCCGGTGGATCACCATCCCACCTCTCCGCGCTGACGTGTCGGCTACGACCAGGGCACGACGCGACACCCTGAACACCCGCATCACCCAGACCGCCAATCACCTGGACAGCAGCGGCGCATTCGGTGGCGCGGCGACCCTCCCCCCGAACATGGCAGCCGACTCCCTCCACCTCAACCAGAACGGTCACGCCACCCTCGGCTACCACATGGCCGTCAACACCAACCTGTGCGGCTGAGACACCGCGACAGCCCGACACCCGGTCTAGCCTGACCACCATGGCCAACAACTGTCACCTGGAGAACGCACCGTGCTACCTGGCGGCGGTCGTCCTCGACGAGGACGGGTTCATCGTTGACGGCGCACCGGTCTACGCGACCGAGGGGATCATCACGTTTCGCCCTGAGGTCGAGAGCGAGAACGGCACCGACCTGACCCGGACAGGTTGGACAGCGAACACCCTCGCTGGCCACCGCGCCGAGAAGTGGTGGAACCTGACCGGCGAAATCGCCACCAAAGACTGGGCGCTGTTCGAAGCGCTGACCGCTCAGCCAGCAGTCCGCAACGTGGCCGATGATGTCGTCGGGTTCCACCGGCCACTCCAACACGGCGGGGTCGGCAACACCAAGCCTAGCGCCGCCATCGTCATCGTCACCGGGTCAACCCCTGACGAGTCCTACGGGTGCGCCACCCCAGCCAGCGGCCAGACACCGTGTGTCGGCCAGTTCTGGCCGCTCACGACCGACTGGAATGTTGACCTCCCAGAGAAATCGGCGACAGCGCCGACCATCCCTTTCACAGCGAAGGCCTTCGGAGCGCTCCACCCGACCGGCGGGGTACTCAACCTGTGGCCAGCAACCGCCAACCCGCCAGGGATACCCCGCGGGATGGCCGTCAGCGAGGCGTTCGTTGACTGCTCGGCTCTGCCGACACTCGACGGCAACACGATCGTCACCCCACCACTACCCGAACCGTCCGGGCCG
Protein-coding sequences here:
- a CDS encoding SGNH/GDSL hydrolase family protein: MRRTALLFTAITVLLIAPGCLPAPTGPATLIIGDSNTIGTAWGRPASWAEQLSCSPDVWAWGGTGITRSGYTGGGPITLTADLDTIMNGRTGDHVAVMLGTNDALGRTSLPTVAQLNTLTDRIIATGAASVRWITIPPLRADVSATTRARRDTLNTRITQTANHLDSSGAFGGAATLPPNMAADSLHLNQNGHATLGYHMAVNTNLCG